Proteins encoded by one window of Desulforegula conservatrix Mb1Pa:
- a CDS encoding DUF4405 domain-containing protein encodes MNRIFQRSWVSPVVAVSYAAVSITGLMMFFHLRGPSINFLHEWGGIVFVAAGLIHLFINWRAFLSCIRKPFGIAAVIVCSLICLGIILSPGQPENHGSDPGFRHGRHESVRTD; translated from the coding sequence ATGAATAGAATATTCCAGAGATCGTGGGTCAGTCCCGTGGTGGCGGTGTCATACGCTGCGGTTTCCATAACAGGATTAATGATGTTTTTTCACTTAAGAGGCCCTTCCATAAATTTTCTCCATGAATGGGGCGGAATTGTTTTTGTCGCGGCAGGTCTCATTCACCTGTTTATAAACTGGAGGGCTTTTTTGTCATGTATCAGAAAACCATTCGGTATTGCAGCCGTTATAGTCTGTTCCTTGATATGTCTTGGCATAATTCTGAGTCCCGGACAACCAGAGAATCATGGTTCAGATCCGGGTTTTAGGCACGGTCGACACGAAAGCGTTCGTACTGACTGA
- a CDS encoding ATP-binding protein, which translates to RYERGSVMLTSNLPFSKWEQIFKDPMTTAAAIDRLVHHSIILELNLPSYRLEKSKQKINEEKSEENAP; encoded by the coding sequence CGATACGAACGTGGATCTGTCATGCTCACAAGTAATCTTCCCTTTTCCAAATGGGAGCAGATTTTCAAGGATCCCATGACTACCGCCGCTGCCATTGACAGACTTGTACATCATAGCATCATTCTTGAACTTAACTTGCCAAGCTACAGGCTGGAAAAGTCAAAACAGAAAATTAACGAGGAAAAAAGTGAGGAAAATGCGCCTTAA